The window ATCAAGAGATGTTTTCTCACTCGTTTACTTATATAGTGTGCTCGTTCTGTATATCTccaattttcaaatttgaattgcatCGGCAAAAGTGTATGAGTTCTTTTGCAGTGTAAGGTGTAAGTCAGCCAGTGCTGCATGCATAGAAGTAGCAGTAGCTGGGGCATGCTACATGTTACTGTTATGGGATCTGTACTCATTTGAAGcttggctctctctctctctttttttcttcaaTGATGAACTAAGCGATGTGGTTGGTATTCATCCTCGCTTCGCCTAATGTAGAGCGGCGACATATTTTGCTTTCAAGCACATTTTTGGGAAGTAGGTAAAAATTTTCTTTTGGAACCGGAAGAACTCAATGGACTACAAATTTTCTTTTCTCGACTATGCACGAGCGTGCATATTATAACTATACTAAACCTAGCCAGGATTCATTTTTCTGGTTTTTTTGACTTTTTCTCGTAGTGAAAATCCGGCCAATAGGGTGGCGACACGTTATTTACCGGGGGATCTGGCCAGGTACAGTTTCGGGTGTCCACAGCAATTCCGCGTGAGATTTGATACATTCCTTTTGCAGCATCGTCGGTTTGTGCATGCGCTGTACAAATTTGATTTGACGACATGGTTTGGCGGTTTCCTTTTGGAGCTTTGCAAGCGGTGGCCCCGGTGCTATCGGTTGTGATCTGCATGCGCGTGTTGTTCGACTTGGTCGGTTAGAATTTGCATGCATGTGCGATCGTTTTTTGTTAATTTTATCATCGATTTTCTCTCCGTGTATTTCGGTTGCGGCCGTCGCCTACAACGGCGTTCTGTGGAAGGCTCTCTTTCTGGATGCGGCCACCTCCTTCGAAGGTACGTCTGGAAGTCTCCCGTTTCATCACTCCACCGCCCTACGTCGCTATAAGAATCATCCCTGTCGTGTGTTTTCCCAAGGGCAATCCTGATTGTGCCCACGTCCGTTCCCCCCACCTTGCCGGCGGCCcgtccctcgccggagccccacTACTGGGCCTCATGCCTCTCCATCCACCGGCACCGGCCCTCCTTTGTCCGTTCCGCCGAGGTGGTGTCACACCCATGAGAAGGCGTACGGGAGACGCATGGAGGTCACAACAAGCAGTCCCCCGCCCAAAAAATTTGGGAGCGGCCGCCTCGCTTAGCTCCTCGTGTAGCGACAGCCATGCGGGAGAGGGTCGACTGCTACATCGTCGCCATGATCCACCCCTGAAGCCGTAGCCATCGCGTTGGCCGCTCCAAGCACATGACGAAGGCCGCAGTGGCGCAGCCAGTGCTCACGGCGTCGCCTTCATCTGAGAGGACCAACATCATCAAGCGCTCCATCGAAGGATCTGGCTTCCCTGGCCGGCGTCGGGTCCATCGGCCAGAGCCTCGCCGGTGTTGTTCAGCCGGTGGGACTATGAGACGCAGTTCTGGGAGCTCCAGCGGCAGCATGAGAGGTACATAACTTGTGGATACGCAGATACCTACTCCGCGGCTACTCGACAAACCATCGGCGACTCTTTGGTCACCGTTGGCTTCCTATCGCCGGtcggcctccccgccgccgcaTACGCTCAGCCCCGGAAGCTGGCTTGCCATCCGTCTTTGTTCGCTGCTATTAGCTGTGTTTTTTAGACGATTCTGTAAGAGAAATGACGAAGGGGAATTGGACGCCGCCGGCTACTGTTGCGTGCAGGATTCGTGCAACGGGGGAGGATATTAAGAGCAGATGACAAGCAAAGGCGACGACTTTAGATAATGGAGAGCCTGCCTAGATGTTAACCTCTCACATGTTAATCGAGATCAAGAAGCCTGGATGCTAGCGTTTTCAAATTCACACCCACGCACCGCCGCACATGCTACTGTGCCATCACTGGACGTCTGGTGCGTCACCATGCACTCACTGTCTTGCATAGGCCTTTCTTAGTGGCGATGTCTCCAGACGAGTTGCTATGGGTGACGCCTCGGATCTGGGAGGGCCGTACGTCGGTACGTGCTGCTCGGTTGCCAGCCCCAGCGAATCTCTGTTCTATTTAATTTCAAAAGTTTGGTCGTGTTCTACATATCCTTTTCTTATACGGATTCTACATATATTTTGATCCCAGTATAATATTATTTGGATTATACTCATTACTCAATGATGAGGGTAGAATTAGTGGATGCTTGCTATAAAGATGGACGTATAATCCATATGGTTGGATTCTGGATTGATCCGTATGGTTGAACAGAATAAAGAGTTGGACACAACATGCCTACACGGAAACACCAACATGCACGGTCCTTGAACTAATTATAGTTCATTTCTTCACGTATTAGTAACTTTTCTATTCCTGCAACAAGGgattcctttttcttttttgagaTTTTCTTGGATTTACCAGCAAATTTTATGAGCTTGCCATGTGAATTCTGGGGTAATTGAGTGGTACGCTCCTTGGGTGGACATAGCGATTTATTCTGGGATTTGTTTTTATCAAATTACCTTTTGTTCGTTTGCTTTCGGTTTGACCGCTGATAGGTGCATGCATTGACGGGCGTGAAATTTGGAGTGATATGATTACCTGGCGGTCGATGTGACTACATGCGTGCATGTGATTAGCGTAGGTGCTTTTCCTATTATTTTTCTTCCAACTGAGATATTTTCCTTCGGTCGTTTTGTGTGGGTGgcttcttttctttattttttttaattttagtACCTCTCCGTGCGTATTAAGATATATTTTCTGACTTCTTATCATCTCTGGTTTGTTTCCCGTCGTCACGTTTGCATGTGTGGCTTAATAATGGTTTTGACGGGGTGGATTATGGTCGACGTGTTGCATTTTGTTATTTCATTATTGTCAGCACCGTTCGTATTGAATTTTTCTTTTTGTTCCTTTAGGTCAGTTGCCACTTTGGTTGTAGTTTCTAGAGGTCTCTGATATTTTAGATGGTGCTCATGATAGGGACCGGTGACTATTTAAGGTGTGGATGTGATGCATTTCAATTTGTGGTTTGCTCACCCTGGTTCTTATTTTATTTCATGGCAGGACGTGGTGCCTCTGATGGCGTCATTGGACATGGCTGCATTCAGCTAGGCCGCCTCCTGTTGGTAGACGTGGTCTTGTTGGCCAGGAGGTGAATATTGATCATGGTCTATGGGCATTTGGGCAGGCTACTAGACGTGCAATCAATGGAGCCCCAAAAGGGCCCAGAGGTCGCCTCTGGAAGTTGTGCTCACTATATTACCATTATATCAATGATCATAGCTATCATGCATCTGAAGTCACAAACACAAACTTGTTTCCAAGAAGGCACAGCCATCAATGACAGTTCAACATGGCCCATCAGAACATAACCGCCCAGCAAAATGAATTCACAATACAGACTAAGATCCTGGCAAAGATATGAACAACCAAACTATTGTCGTTCTAGAGGGAAGAGGGAAGCTCTCACACTAAACGATATTCTGTAACTGGACACTCGGATAAGATAGATGTATAAGTGGTTAGTTATGAGGGTTCATTCCATTCTCTGTTCCATTATTCATGTTGCTAATTATGTTCCTTTTCGTAACTGCCTATGCTGCCTACTATATTTATTTCTTTTAACTCATTCATGCTGCTAACTTGGCAGGTTACCACCAGAAGAGGACTGAAACGCCAAACAACACAAAATGAAGTAGAATCTTGCACTTTAATTGTAAATTTGCATTTATATCGAACAAACAATTAGAAATGCACATTGTGTCAATCAGAGCTCTGATTGTCATGCTATGTATCTAAAGAACTAGATTGGTAATTAGACTACATTTTGAATGATGAAAATCAGATCCAGAATTCTATAGATAGGTTATATATTTGTTTTTCGTTTGTTTTGTTTGTAAAGTTGTAGTGCAGTTCTGATTTAGATGTGGTAATGAAGCTTTTGACAATTTCCAAGCAATAGTGCATGGTTGATGTTGCCCTTTGTTGGCACCAATAATTTTATTATGTATTGGAGTGCCACTATGTCTTCTGGGCCGTTTGTCATTACCTAATTTTATTGAGAAGTGATTTGATTTTTTTTATGTTTGCAAAGACTTCCCCTAAATACATTCTCATAAGATGATAAAAAAGCTGTTAAAAATCATTTCGTTTTAGAGGTACTAGAATGTCAGATTTATAATTTCCGTCTTGCAAGATGTAGCACTCATGGTGATAATAAATTTATCTTTTCCAAATTGTCCTTGTGCATATCTTGCTTTCTTGTGATTAAAAATTTATAACTGCAAACTTACACACATGAAGCTCTTATTTCTCATCACATGAGCCAAAAATATGCATATACACATGTACTGTATCGACGGGGCGCGGCGTGCCGCCGCGCGGGTACAGCTAGTCATATATTAAAGAATGGACTACAAATTTTCATTGTATAGTTCATCAACAAAGGTCGGAAACTATGGCAACTGCCAAATTCATCCCCATGTTCTTTGTTTCTTTGATGCCGCTGGATAGGTCGCCGTTCTTTGGGCTCCTAGCCGAACAGTGTTGCTTTGGTGCATGGCGCCCATGAATTCCGCAACTGCGTGTGCACACGTACCACGCAACAGAGCATGGATTTGCCATAACTAAAGTCACACGCAGTACAACAacaaatgcaaataattaaaagTAGGTGTCATATTAAATTGCCACTATTCTTCGGAAGAAAATGTAATATAAGCCAGCCGAAGAAGCATCGGTCTCAAGCTATGCTCAATACAAGACTTCCAACTATTTTGTTCAAAACCATTTTGTTGTTATCTACATGTGTCAACAGTACACTAAGAAAACTAGGTCATATGCTAGGATTTAGAGGCATCAGGAATGATACTTCCACCGCAGTCACGCGTAACCCTCCCTCAGATTCTATATGGAGCTGGAGGAGGTGGACTAGCCCCGACGGCTAGGGTTCGCCCCCTCGGTCGCTCGCAGGAGCGACGCGAGGGGGTACGTCGTCTATTCAGCTGACTGATGTCTAGCCACGCCCTTGTCTGAACGTTCAACTTCATCAGGTCATGGGGCTCGGCCATCCAGGTCTACCTATCTCGATCAAGGCCTATCTATGAGAGGACTTGGGGATGGATCAAGGTCTGAGCGTGATGCTAGATGTAGTCATGAGAGGACTTGAATCAAGGTCTGAACGTGATGAAGACATGTCTATCTATATGGGATGGGTCAAGGTCTGAACGCCTTGGCAATCTTGTTCAGCAGACAATGACTCCTCATTCTATGTCAATGGCTCTGCTTAGGATTTGCGTCGACGATGTCGCCATTGGACCAATGGACGAAGTGGTACATACTTATATAAACAAGCTGTCCGAGAAGTTCTCTGCTCTTTAGCTCAAAAGGGAAGGAGGTGGTTGCACTGTTCGCAATGAAGCAAAATCACCCCTCCAACAGGTGAACTAATTAATTTACTTTTTTTTTAATCATGCAGAAGGACTGCATGTACAACCAACCAATAGTCCGCGAGAACTACCATACAACACCACCCAAAATCATACAACATCATCTACAGCGAAACGACCATAACCATATCACAGTGAGTGTAGAACAAAGCGACCCATACTTGCTTCTGCTAGGACAAGTGCACGGTGGTCCACATAAGCATCACGCGTGGCGAACATGGACTAACGTCAGATTGTTTTTTTTAGCAGGTAACGTCAGATTGTTGAGCTGTAGAGGAACGTTACTAAATGTATGTCCGGTTACTCCGTCCACCGTGTGGACCAACGCATGTTTTGCGCTGCTGCTGCACATACTTAGGTAAACAAATTCGCTTATTGTGAATTGAACATTAAAAAAAATGAGGATGTATcaccggcctctgcatctgagcGATGCATACAGctattttattaattattcacaaagtccttagagcaactctagcagaccccgcaaaacgccggcctgcaaaacgcgtttgcagttcgcGCAAAACCGCTTTTGCGTGCCGGCGCGGGCTAGCACGAT is drawn from Aegilops tauschii subsp. strangulata cultivar AL8/78 chromosome 1, Aet v6.0, whole genome shotgun sequence and contains these coding sequences:
- the LOC120965132 gene encoding uncharacterized protein, translating into MTKAAVAQPVLTASPSSERTNIIKRSIEGSGFPGRRRVHRPEPRRCCSAGGTMRRSSGSSSGSMRGRGASDGVIGHGCIQLGRLLLVDVVLLARRLPPEED